In Triplophysa rosa linkage group LG7, Trosa_1v2, whole genome shotgun sequence, the following proteins share a genomic window:
- the psmd12 gene encoding 26S proteasome non-ATPase regulatory subunit 12 — MSEDRAERSDGRIVKMEVDYTATVDQRLPECEKMAKEGRLQEAVESLLSLEKQTRTASDMVSTSKILVAIARMCYEAKDWDALNENIMLLSKRRSQLKQAVAKMVQECYTYVDAVSDLTIKLRLIDTLRTVTAGKIYVEIERARLTKILAHIKEQSGDVKEAASIVQELQVETYGSMEKKEKVEFILEQMRLCIAVKDYIRTQIISKKINTKFFQDEGTEELKLKYYNLMIQVDQHEGSYLSICKHYLAIYDTPSILEDSLKWQQALKSVVLYVILAPYDNEQSDLVHRISTDKKLEEIPTYRDLLKKFTTMELMSWSCVVKDYGKELRESSMETPDTDVFTYSEEGEKRWKNLKNRVVEHNIRIMAKYYTRITMERMAGLLDLSVDESEEFLSNLVVNKTIYAKVDRLAGVINFQRPKDPNNLLNDWSHKLNSLMSLVNKTTHLIAKEEMIHNLQ, encoded by the exons ATGTCAGAGGACAGAGCTGAACGTTCCGATGGACGGATAGTGAAGATGGAGGTTGACTACACTGCTACTGTCGATCAGCGTCTGCCTGAGTGTGAGAAAATGGCCAAA gAGGGCCGACTACAGGAGGCTGTTGAAAGTCTGTTGTCTTTAGAAAAGCAGACGAGAACT GCCTCAGATATGGTCTCCACTTCCAAAATTTTAGTGGCGATAGCTCGGATGTGCTATGAAGCCAAAGACTGGGATGCATTGAACGAAAACATCATGCTACTGTCTAAGAGGAGGAGCCAGCTTAAACAG GCTGTTGCTAAAATGGTGCAGGAATGTTATACCTACGTTGATGCCGTGAGTGACCTGACAATCAAACTCCGACTCATCGACACACTGCGGACTGTCACTGCTGGAAAG ATATATGTGGAAATTGAGCGTGCCAGGCTGACGAAAATACTGGCCCACATCAAAGAACAAAGTGGAGATGTGAAAGAGGCTGCATCCATTGTGCAGGAGCTGCAG GTGGAGACGTATGGCTCTatggaaaaaaaagagaaggtGGAGTTCATTCTGGAGCAGATGAGATTGTGCATTGCTGTAAAGGATTATATCCGCACACAGATCATCAGCAAAAAGATTAACACCAAATTCTTCCAAGACGAAGGCACTGAG GAATTGAAGcttaaatattataatttgaTGATTCAAGTTGACCAGCATGAGGGCTCCTATCTGTCCATATGCAAACACTACCTAGCCATTTATGACACTCCCAGTATCCTGGAAGACAGCCTCAAATGGCAGCAG gctCTGAAGAGTGTTGTGCTCTATGTGATTTTGGCTCCTTATGACAATGAACAGTCTGATCTAGTTCATAGAATCAGCACTGACAAGAAACTGGAGGAAATCCCTACATACAG GGATCTCCTGAAGAAGTTTACCACTATGGAGCTAATGAGCTGGTCATGCGTTGTTAAGGATTATGGGAAGGAGTTGAGAGAGAGTTCTATGGAAACCCCTGACACTGATGTATTTACCTACTCAGAAGAGGGAGAGAAAAgatggaaaaatctgaaaaacagAGTGGTAGAACAT AACATAAGAATTATGGCAAAATATTACACAAGGATCACAATGGAGAGGATGGCGGGACTGCTTGACCTCTCTGTTGAT GAGTCTGAGGAGTTCTTATCAAACCTGGTGGTCAATAAGACAATCTATGCGAAAGTGGACCGTCTGGCTGGTGTTATTAATTTTCAGCGGCCCAAAGACCCCAACAATCTTCTGAATGATTGGTCTCACAAACTAAACTCTCTCATGTCTCTTGTCAACAAAACTACTCATCTCATTGCCAAGGAAGAGATGATCCACAACCTCCAGTAA
- the LOC130557292 gene encoding protein FAM200C-like, producing the protein MSSKKRKWSDEYVQYGFTCITERDGSQRPNCMICNAKLSNSSLAPSKLREHFLKLHGDGKYKNTTLAEFKVQRARFDEKATLPVLGFVPINKPILKASYKVAYLIAKQGKPHTIGETLIKPAVLKMANIMLGKAAEVKLSQIPLSNDTISDRIEDMSKDILAQVVADLISSPAKFSLQLDETTDVSNLSQLAVFVRYVKDDVIKEDFLFCKPLTTTTKAADVKKLVDDFFKDNNLSWDMVSAVCSDGAPVMLGRKSGFGALVKADAPHIIVTHCILHRHALATKTLPPKLAEVLKIVVECVNYVRNSALRHRIFSELCKEMGSEFEVLLYHSNVRWLSRGQVLNRVFAVRVELALFLQEHQHCHADCFKNSEFILILAYMADIFAALNHLNQQMQGGGVNIIEAEENLKAFQKKLPLWKRRTENDNFANFPLLDDCVSKIEDVSGIGDISVPAELKQAIATHLDELAKSLDGYFPTRESYPAWVRQPFTFSVETTDVNDEYLDEIIEIQQSQVQQQLFRTTTLSTFWCQQMVTYPVIAKKALEIFIPFVTTYLCEQSFSRMLDIKTKKRNRLCCENDMRVALAKVKPRISELVSERQQQKSH; encoded by the coding sequence ATGTCGAGCAAAAAAAGAAAGTGGTCGGACGAATATGTACAATATGGATTCACATGTATAACGGAACGTGATGGGAGTCAGCGTCCTAACTGCATGATTTGCAATGCCAAGTTAAGCAATTCTAGTCTAGCACCGTCAAAACTGAGAGAACACTTCCTTAAGCTGCATGGAGATGGAAAATACAAGAACACAACGCTCGCTGAATTCAAGGTGCAGAGAGCCAGATTCGATGAAAAGGCTACTCTGCCTGTTCTCGGCTTTGTACCCATCAACAAACCGATCCTCAAAGCATCGTACAAAGTTGCTTACCTGATCGCAAAGCAGGGCAAACCACACACCATTGGTGAAACACTCATAAAACCAGCTGTGTTGAAGATGGCGAATATCATGCTGGGAAAAGCGGCTGAAGTTAAGTTATCCCAAATTCCTCTTTCAAATGACACCATCAGCGACAGAATAGAGGACATGAGCAAAGACATCTTGGCTCAAGTAGTTGCAGATCTGATTTCAAGCCCGGCAAAATTCAGCCTTCAACTCGACGAGACCACAGACGTTTCCAATCTAAGCCAGCTTGCTGTATTCGTGCGCTATGTGAAAGACGACGTGATAAAggaagattttttattttgtaagccTCTTACAACAACAACTAAGGCAGCCGATGTGAAGAAACTTGTAGATGACTTCTTCAAAGACAACAATCTTTCGTGGGATATGGTTTCTGCAGTTTGTTCGGACGGAGCTCCAGTCATGCTGGGAAGAAAGTCTGGTTTTGGTGCGCTAGTGAAAGCCGATGCACCACACATCATTGTTACGCATTGTATTCTGCACAGGCATGCGTTGGCAACAAAAACCTTGCCTCCAAAACTGGCAGAAGTATTAAAAATTGTAGTGGAATGCGTGAACTATGTGCGAAATAGTGCTCTGAGGCACCGCATCTTCAGTGAGCTGTGTAAAGAAATGGGCTCTGAATTCGAGGTACTTCTGTACCATTCTAACGTTCGGTGGTTATCCCGGGGACAGGTGCTGAATCGTGTTTTTGCCGTGCGTGTGGAATTAGCCCTGTTTTTGCAAGAGCACCAACATTGTCATGCAGATTGCTTCAAAAATTCTGAGTTCATTCTCATTTTAGCGTACATGGCTGATATCTTCGCAGCTCTCAATCATCTCAATCAACAGATGCAGGGCGGTGGAGTCAACATCATCGAAGCGGAAGAAAACCTGAAGGCTTTTCAAAAAAAGCTACCGTTATGGAAACGACGAACAGAGAACGATAACTTCGCAAACTTTCCCCTGCTAGACGACTGTGTAAGTAAGATCGAAGATGTATCTGGAATCGGAGACATTTCTGTGCCCGCGGAACTGAAGCAAGCAATTGCCACGCACTTAGATGAGCTTGCAAAGTCTCTCGACGGATACTTCCCTACAAGAGAGTCATATCCAGCATGGGTGAGACAGCCGTTCACGTTTAGTGTTGAGACAACAGATGTCAATGATGAATACCTCgatgaaatcattgaaattCAGCAGAGCCAGGTTCAACAGCAACTCTTCAGAACAACAACGCTCTCAACGTTTTGGTGTCAGCAAATGGTAACGTACCCTGTTATTGCTAAGAAAGCTCTGGAGATTTTCATACCGTTTGTTACAACATATCTTTGCGAGCAATCCTTTTCGAGGATGCTGGACATAAAAACGAAGAAAAGGAACAGACTTTGTTGcgaaaatgacatgagagtggcACTTGCCAAGGTGAAGCCGCGCATTTCTGAACTGGTCTCTGAAAGGCAACAGCAGAAGTCACACTGA
- the tefm gene encoding transcription elongation factor, mitochondrial isoform X1, with protein MWLAKRLATSFVLKGHGLFFNTSRSLPEYELRLLHCTCCRRSGIMVAGFNTVNGSDSSEFCQEDGKPLDSCYTAEQRAVILQRLNTATESELAQVKMLRGRKAVNILSYRSRHGPFDSLESVINVPLLKHKSAVVVFNSILKSDDMKDRRKGKIHLAKFIRPEVDRALLKEASSIISIVFGTNKIAWAHMDRAKTVLDWQQEECKSFMNGTYMASDYLKDISAVISKFPAADFFVVEKPSISPQNTSLFPVMAHLRTVEAMLFALLTPVREPGRSPKVLNMMRTAVGRHFDLMVGDSRASGAETVRKMMTESVMKQEPRVVFPHNLVVKHRNSFQMSSKNRGEELCDTLLQAVAFFELLRE; from the exons ATGTGGCTTGCTAAGCGACTTGCGACATCTTTTGTTCTCAAAG GACATGGTCTGTTCTTTAATACTTCAAGATCCCTGCCTGAGTATGAGCTCAGATTATTGCACTGCACCTGCTGCAGGAGAAGCGGAATCATGGTCGCTGGTTTCAACACTGTGAATGGATCTGATTCCTCTGAATTTTGCCAGGAGGATGGCAAACCTCTGGACTCATGTTATACAGCAGAGCAGCGTGCTGTCATCCTTCAGCGCCTCAATACTGCCACAGAGTCTGAACTGGCACAGGTCAAAATGCTGAGAGGAAGAAAAGCTGTCAACATTCTCAGCTATAGAAGTAGGCATGGACCATTCGACAGTCTGGAAAGTGTCATCAATGTGCCCTTACTGAAGCACAAGAGTGCTGTCGTAGTCTTTAACTCAATACTTAAATCAGATGATATGAAGGACAGGAGAAAGGGAAAAATCCACCTGGCTAAATTTATAAGACCTGAAGTTGACAGAGCACTTTTGAAA GAGGCAAGCTCTATTATATCTATTGTTTTTGGAACAAATAAAATCGCGTGGGCACATATGGATCGAGCAAAGACTGTTTTAGACTGGCAGCAGGAAGAGTGCAAGAGTTTTATGAATGGGACGTACATGGCCTCAGATTATTTGAAGGAT ATCTCTGCTGTTATTTCAAAATTTCCTGCCGCTGACTTCTTTGTGGTAGAGAAGCCAAGTATCTCTCCACAGAACACATCCCTTTTTCCGGTCATGGCTCACCTTCGGACAGTTGAGGCCATGCTTTTTGCTTTGCTTACCCCAGTGAGGGAACCAGGAAGATCCCCCAAAGTACTTAACATGATGCGTACAGCTGTGGGTCGGCATTTTGACCTGATGGTGGGGGACAGTCGGGCAAGTGGAGCTGAGACCGTAAGGAAGATGATGACAGAGTCTGTAATGAAGCAAGAGCCACGAGTAGTTTTTCCCCACAATTTGGTGGTAAAGCACAGAAACTCCTTTCAGATGAGCAGCAAGAACAGAGGGGAAGAACTGTGTGATACTCTTCTGCAGGCTGTTGCATTTTTTGAACTTCTGCGGGAGTAA
- the tefm gene encoding transcription elongation factor, mitochondrial isoform X2, producing the protein MVAGFNTVNGSDSSEFCQEDGKPLDSCYTAEQRAVILQRLNTATESELAQVKMLRGRKAVNILSYRSRHGPFDSLESVINVPLLKHKSAVVVFNSILKSDDMKDRRKGKIHLAKFIRPEVDRALLKEASSIISIVFGTNKIAWAHMDRAKTVLDWQQEECKSFMNGTYMASDYLKDISAVISKFPAADFFVVEKPSISPQNTSLFPVMAHLRTVEAMLFALLTPVREPGRSPKVLNMMRTAVGRHFDLMVGDSRASGAETVRKMMTESVMKQEPRVVFPHNLVVKHRNSFQMSSKNRGEELCDTLLQAVAFFELLRE; encoded by the exons ATGGTCGCTGGTTTCAACACTGTGAATGGATCTGATTCCTCTGAATTTTGCCAGGAGGATGGCAAACCTCTGGACTCATGTTATACAGCAGAGCAGCGTGCTGTCATCCTTCAGCGCCTCAATACTGCCACAGAGTCTGAACTGGCACAGGTCAAAATGCTGAGAGGAAGAAAAGCTGTCAACATTCTCAGCTATAGAAGTAGGCATGGACCATTCGACAGTCTGGAAAGTGTCATCAATGTGCCCTTACTGAAGCACAAGAGTGCTGTCGTAGTCTTTAACTCAATACTTAAATCAGATGATATGAAGGACAGGAGAAAGGGAAAAATCCACCTGGCTAAATTTATAAGACCTGAAGTTGACAGAGCACTTTTGAAA GAGGCAAGCTCTATTATATCTATTGTTTTTGGAACAAATAAAATCGCGTGGGCACATATGGATCGAGCAAAGACTGTTTTAGACTGGCAGCAGGAAGAGTGCAAGAGTTTTATGAATGGGACGTACATGGCCTCAGATTATTTGAAGGAT ATCTCTGCTGTTATTTCAAAATTTCCTGCCGCTGACTTCTTTGTGGTAGAGAAGCCAAGTATCTCTCCACAGAACACATCCCTTTTTCCGGTCATGGCTCACCTTCGGACAGTTGAGGCCATGCTTTTTGCTTTGCTTACCCCAGTGAGGGAACCAGGAAGATCCCCCAAAGTACTTAACATGATGCGTACAGCTGTGGGTCGGCATTTTGACCTGATGGTGGGGGACAGTCGGGCAAGTGGAGCTGAGACCGTAAGGAAGATGATGACAGAGTCTGTAATGAAGCAAGAGCCACGAGTAGTTTTTCCCCACAATTTGGTGGTAAAGCACAGAAACTCCTTTCAGATGAGCAGCAAGAACAGAGGGGAAGAACTGTGTGATACTCTTCTGCAGGCTGTTGCATTTTTTGAACTTCTGCGGGAGTAA